From Oncorhynchus masou masou isolate Uvic2021 chromosome 7, UVic_Omas_1.1, whole genome shotgun sequence, one genomic window encodes:
- the LOC135543046 gene encoding cysteine/serine-rich nuclear protein 3-like has protein sequence MSGILKRKFEEVEVDSPSPCLSLRGSDDEVSAGSDSGNSSDSVNPGTSTPVAPSSILRCEKRLRVRNVHFESVTVYYFSRCQGFTSVPTQGGSTLGMSTRHSWVQRYTLGEFAVEQERSHRDMLRDHLKEEKLNSIKLKLTNNGTVESDEAESLTLDDISEDDIDLDNTEVDEYFFLQPMTTRRRRALLRASGVRRIDVEEKHELRAIRVSREECGCDCRGLCNPATCACSLAGIKCQVDRMSFPCGCSKEGCSNSTGRVEFNPIRVRTHFLHTIMKLELEKSHEQQQLQVTIGYHGELPVSVPIQPALQYPLMSDNIPVPQAPIMHLPSASDVEQHLEEEVDEDEEDDEEEDDDDGSSLCSGLSDCSTDSLHTSDSEEEEDDCESMEEGVSGPAVSHTEVVPLSSVLGYSDGTQTNTNRANPNSYYHNPSSGYYQMDNSAKLNPTPKSPCEAPSLRLSLLNREGATDGPTVVSQEQPKTTSEPHTDHLSQIEGLYMHFPHTDKAPAANACSSALQQSNTPHSGETSTLHHEQPYQTQTDMNGNDITLSLKNSTRSEVSVGTKEQQSQGSFNGLAEASSLLPENERDPPILETNTSH, from the exons ATGAGTGGGATCCTGAAGAGGAAGtttgaggaggtggaggtggacagcccctccccctgcctctctctccggGGTTCCGATGACGAGGTCTCTGCCGGCAGCGACAGCGGGAACAGCAGCGATAGCGTCAACCCAGGCACTTCCACCCCCGTCGCCC CCTCCTCTATCTTGAGGTGTGAGAAGCGTCTGCGGGTACGCAATGTGCACTTTGAGAGCGTGACGGTGTACTACTTCAGCCGGTGCCAGGGCTTCACTAGTGTGCCCACGCAGGGTGGCAGCACCCTGGGCATGTCCACACGCCACAGCTGGGTGCAGCGCTACACCCTGGGGGAGTTCGCCGTGGAGCAGGAGAGAAGCCACCGAGACATGCTGCGAGACCACCTCAAAGAGGAGAAACTCAACTCCATCAAACTCAAG CTGACCAATAATGGCACTGTGGAGTCGGACGAGGCCGAGTCACTGACCTTGGACGACATCTCAGAGGACGACATCGACCTGGACAACACGGAGGTGGACGAGTACTTCTTCCTGCAGCCGATGACCACCAGGCGGCGCCGCGCTCTCCTCCGGGCGTCTGGGGTGCGACGCATTGACGTGGAGGAGAAGCACGAGCTGCGGGCCATCCGGGTGTCCCGGGAGGAGTGCGGCTGTGACTGCAGGGGGCTGTGCAACCCCGCGACCTGCGCTTGCAGCCTGGCCGGCATCAAGTGCCAG GTAGATCGCATGTCATTCCCGTGCGGCTGCAGCAAGGAGGGCTGCAGTAACAGCACAGGCCGTGTCGAGTTCAACCCCATCCGTGTTCGCACCCACTTCCTGCACACCATCATGAAGCTGGAGCTGGAAAAGAGCCACGAGCAACAACAACTACAGGTCACCATTGGTTACCACGGAGAACTACCAGTCAGCGTCCCTATCCAGCCTGCTCTGCAGTACCCCCTGATGTCTGACAACATCCCAGTCCCGCAGGCTCCCATCATGCACCTGCCGAGTGCCAGCGACGTGGAGCAGCATCTAGAAGAGGAAGTGGACGAAGATGAGgaagatgatgaggaggaggatgatgacgATGGTAGTAGTTTATGTAGTGGCCTCTCGGACTGCAGCACCGACAGCCTGCACACTAGTGactctgaggaggaggaagatgactgTGAGTCTATGGAGGAGGGGGTGAGTGGACCCGCAGTCTCTCACACAGAGGtggtccctctctcctctgtgttgggttacaGTGATGGCACACAGACCAACACCAACCGCGCTAACCCCAACTCATACTACCACAACCCTTCATCAGGCTACTACCAGATGGACAACTCAGCCAAGCTGAACCCCACACCAAAATCCCCTTGTGAAGCTCCCTCACTCCGCCTCTCACTCCTCAACAGGGAGGGGGCCACCGATGGCCCCACGGTCGTGTCACAGGAGCAGCCTAAAACCACCTCCGAGCCGCACACAGACCACCTCAGCCAGATAGAGGGACTGTATATGCATTTCCCCCACACTGACAAAGCACCAGCAGCCAACGCCTGTTCCTCAGCCCTGCAGCAGAGCAACACTCCCCACAGTGGGGAGACTAGTACACTACACCATGAGCAGCCCTATCAGACACAG ACAGACATGAACGGTAATGATATTACACTTTCACTGAAGAATAGCACACGGTCTGAGGTATCTGTGGGGACGAAGGAGCAGCAAAGCCAAGGGTCTTTCAACGGGCTCGCTGAGGCGTCCTCTCTCCTGCCTGAGAATGAAAGGGATCCACCCATTCTAGAGACTAACACTAGTCACTAG